The following are encoded in a window of Rosa chinensis cultivar Old Blush chromosome 4, RchiOBHm-V2, whole genome shotgun sequence genomic DNA:
- the LOC112198336 gene encoding uncharacterized protein LOC112198336 isoform X1, translating to MQRSVCIILLPLFLCTLFGSISLSYCYSDLEDSVLSVSFAVLGLDRNFTVMAPKTMMRGAKRLLEQCDAENRQNQQKIQRICSGEGFVATRTRCNRVDQVKSRRWKTVSYPEIAEVSNSNDQNITAVANENPHMITEGQYSHPFGQASYQRSKQGSIVKYEDSGDNVHECDYCNASFWFGEAVKQSSSNEPIIIIFV from the exons ATGCAAAGAAGTGTGTGTATTATTCTTCTGCCGTTGTTCCTCTGTACATTGTTTGGAAGTATCTCACTGTCTTATTGCTATTCAG ATCTAGAGGACAGCGTGCTGTCAGTCTCTTTTGCTGTTTTGGGTTTAGATAGAAATTTTACAG TGATGGCACCAAAAACTATGATGAGAGGAGCAAAAAGATTGTTAGAACAGTGTGATGCTGAAAATCGTCAGAATCAACAGAAAATTCAACGAATCTGCAGTGGTGAGGGCTTTGTTGCAACAAGAACTAGATGTAATCGTGTTGATCAGGTTAAATCACGTAGATGGAAAACAG TGTCTTATCCAGAAATTGCTGAAGTATCAAATAGCAACGACCAAAATATCACTGCAGTTGCGAACGAAAATCCGCATATGATTACAGAAG GTCAATACTCTCATCCATTTGGTCAGGCATCATATCAAAGAAGCAAGCAAG GATCAATTGTAAAATATGAGGATTCGGGTGATAATGTTCATGAATGTGATTATTGCAATGCATCTTTTTGGTTCGGAGAAGCTGTTAAGCAATCATCTTCAAATGAGCCAATAATTATCATATTTGTTTGA
- the LOC112198336 gene encoding uncharacterized protein LOC112198336 isoform X2, protein MQRSVCIILLPLFLCTLFGSISLSYCYSDLEDSVLSVSFAVLGLDRNFTVMAPKTMMRGAKRLLEQCDAENRQNQQKIQRICSGEGFVATRTRCNRVDQVKSRRWKTVSYPEIAEVSNSNDQNITAVANENPHMITEGQYSHPFGQASYQRSKQGSIVKYEDSGDNVHECDYCNASFWINCKI, encoded by the exons ATGCAAAGAAGTGTGTGTATTATTCTTCTGCCGTTGTTCCTCTGTACATTGTTTGGAAGTATCTCACTGTCTTATTGCTATTCAG ATCTAGAGGACAGCGTGCTGTCAGTCTCTTTTGCTGTTTTGGGTTTAGATAGAAATTTTACAG TGATGGCACCAAAAACTATGATGAGAGGAGCAAAAAGATTGTTAGAACAGTGTGATGCTGAAAATCGTCAGAATCAACAGAAAATTCAACGAATCTGCAGTGGTGAGGGCTTTGTTGCAACAAGAACTAGATGTAATCGTGTTGATCAGGTTAAATCACGTAGATGGAAAACAG TGTCTTATCCAGAAATTGCTGAAGTATCAAATAGCAACGACCAAAATATCACTGCAGTTGCGAACGAAAATCCGCATATGATTACAGAAG GTCAATACTCTCATCCATTTGGTCAGGCATCATATCAAAGAAGCAAGCAAG GATCAATTGTAAAATATGAGGATTCGGGTGATAATGTTCATGAATGTGATTATTGCAATGCATCTTTTTG GATCAATTGTAAAATATGA
- the LOC112198964 gene encoding uncharacterized protein LOC112198964 produces the protein MTERPKDRKGPIRTGRFGPEIDFDFDFDPIEKSISIRLKIQSLWALLQSSFQVCEKLAAQLHHQVENKRAEVEPKKISEYQIIEITENVCNLKKAEVDWILLIDIVEQGDKLQVRICASLLWILWTESLEIVFLSTEIY, from the exons ATGACCGAAAGACCGAAAGACCGGAAGGGACCGATCCGGACCGGCCGGTTCGGTCCGG AAATcgatttcgatttcgatttcgaTCCGATTGAGAAATCGATTTCGATCCGATTGAAGATTCAATCTCTGTGGGCGCTGCTTCAATCATCATTtcag GTCTGTGAGAAGCTTGCAGCTCAGTTGCACCACCAAGTTGAGAATAAGAGAGCTGAGGTCGAACCCAAGAAG ATCTCGGAGTATCAGATTATTGAGATTACGGAGAATGTTTGTAATCTGAAGAAGGCGGAGGTGGATTGGATTTTGCTGATTGACATAGTTGAACAAGGAGATAAGTTGCAGGTAAGAATTTGTGCTTCATTGCTTTGGATCTTGTGGACTGAAAGTTTAGAGATTGTGTTTTTGTCAACAGAAATATACTGA
- the LOC112200663 gene encoding ATP-dependent DNA helicase Q-like 4A yields the protein MQIGLCPEAANHLQEMKDMLIAISNELLDDVNELCLLSFAAAFRNDPVRFDSEVHLHNEAGGYAEWNSSSVSSSSTDKFGFSSFPVEREPYIPKFVEVNYTEGSNDKKWRDGPFPWTKELEANNKRVFGNHSFRLNQREVINATMSGHDVFVLMPIGGGKSLTYQVLESFSHDSFDLFQANIPAAYLSANMEWSEQQEILRASSSEYYKYKLLYVTPEKVAKVSLS from the exons ATGCAGATAGGACTTTGCCCAGAAGCTGCAAATCACTTGCAAGAAATGAAGGACATGCTAATTGCCATATCAAATGAACTGCTTGATGATGTCAATGAACTTTGCCTTCTTTCCTTTGCAGCTGCATTCAGGAATGACCCCGTGAGATTTGATTCAGAGGTTCATCTACATAATGAGGCAGGAGGATATGCAGAGTGGAATTCATCATCAGTTTCATCCTCTTCTACGGATAAGTTtggtttctcttcttttcctgtTGAGAGAGAACCTTACATCCCAAAGTTTGTTGAAGTTAACTATACTGAAGGTTCAAATGACAAGAAGTGGAGGGATGGTCCTTTCCCGTGGACTAAAGAACTGGAG GCTAATAATAAGAGAGTGTTTGGTAACCACTCTTTCCGCCTCAACCAAAGAGAGGTCATTAATGCTACAATGAGTGGCCATGATGTTTTCGTTTTAATGCCAATTGGAGGGGGTAAGAGCCTGACATATCAGGTACTTGAATCTTTTTCTCACGACTCTTTTGACTTGTTTCAG GCAAATATTCCTGCTGCTTACCTAAGTGCCAATATGGAGTGGAGTGAACAACAGGAGATTCTTAGAGCATCGAGTTCTGAATATTATAAATACAAGCTGTTATATGTCACCCCTGAAAAAGTTGCCAA AGTGAGCCTGAGTTAA